The following DNA comes from Kitasatospora viridis.
CAGCACCGTGATGTGTGGCGTGTCTGCCGCCAACCGTGACGAGATGACCTTCGAGCAGGCGGATCGGATGGACCTGCGGCGCACTCCGAACGCGCACCTGACCTTCGGTGCCGGAGCCCACGCCTGCCTCGGCCAGCTCTTGGCCCGCACCGAGATGCAGACGGTGCTGGACGTCCTGTTGCGCCGTCTGCCGACCCTCGATCTGGCCGTTCCGGTCGGTGAACTGCGCCTTGAAGAGGGTTTGATGACGACGCCGTTGCACGAGCTCCTGGTGAAGTGGTGAGAGATGAGTGCTGCCTTTGCCCGAACCGACCGGGCCACTGAGACCCGCGAGGCCATCATGAGGGCCGCGGAGCGGCTCTACGCCGAATACGGGCTGATCGCCGTGTCGAACCGGCAGATCAGCGAGGCCGCCGGCCAAGGCAACAACACCGCCGTGGGCTATCACTTCGGGACCAAGGCCGAGCTGGTTCGCGCGATCATCCGCAGTCACTCGGAAGCCATGGAGAAGTACCAGGAACGGATGCTCGCAGGGATCGGCGATAGCGAGGACATCCGCGACTGGGTCGCCTGCTTGGTCCGTCCGGCCACTGATCACTTGGCTTCCCTCGGAGTCCCCTCGTGGTACGCCCGTTTCGCCGTCCAGGTGCTGACCGACCCCGTACTTCGAGCGATCGTCATCGATGAGGCCCTGGTCAGGCGTCCACTGCAGCGGGTGCACGACGGCCTCGAACGGTGTCTCGGTCCGCTACCGGCACAGGTGCGCGCCGAGCGCGGGGAGATGGCTCGCCACCTGATCACGCACACCTGCGCGGAGCGGGAGCGCGCGCTGGCAGAGGGCACCAGGCCGGGGCAGTCCTCCTGGGAGCACGTGGCGATCGCCTTGACCGACGCGATCACGGGACTGTTCCTGGCCCCCTTCACCCCCCGTCCTGAATACCTGGAGGACCAGCGATGAAGATCGAAGTCGAGGAGGGGAAGTGCTGCGGGGCGGGCCAGTGTGCGCTGCTCGCGCCCGAGGTGTTCGACCAGCGTGACGAGGACGGCATCGTCGTCCTGCTCACCGCCGAGCCGCCGCCGGAACTGCACACCGCTGTCCGGGAAGCAGCCGCCGTCTGCCCGGCGGCTGCGATCCGGGTCGCCGAGGACGCGTGAGCGGGGGTCCTGCGGAGACCCGAGGCCTGCCGTGACCAGTGCCGACGTCTCGACAGTCGGGTGGTCCCACCCGGCAGGTGAGGCGTCGAGCGGCCTCGGCTGAGCCCGTTATCGGATCCTGTTCCCCCACCCAGGAGGATCGCACCAGCATGTCCCGACACATCAAGCACCTGCTCATACTGGCCACCGCCGCAGCCGTCTGCGGAACGGGGCTCGTCATCGTCGACGCGGGTGCCAGCACGGCTGCCATCGGTGACCGGCACGCTGCCGGCCGGCCGGTACTCCCGGCCACCTGCCAGACGCTCGCCGCCGACCTGGCCGCCCCGACGAACGAGCTGTTCGGCCGGTCGCAGGAGGCCGCTCCGCCCGACACCACCCGCATCCAGGACGCTCTCAACTCCTGTGCGGGCAGTGGGAAGTCCGTGGTCCTCGCAGCAGGCAGCGGCACGGTCGCCTTCCTGTCCGCTCCGCTCACCGTCAAGGACGGTGAGTACCTCGTCATCAACGGTGGTGTCACGCTCTACGCCTCACGGGTCGCCTCCCAGTACCAAGCGTCTGGCGGCTCGACCTGCGGGACCGTCGCCACCTCCGACGGTGGCTGCAAGCCGTTCATCGCCATCGACGGCTCGAACTCGGGCATCGAGGGCACCCGCGGCGTGATCGACGGCCGCGGCGGTACGGACATCTACGGCACCTCGACCACCTGGTGGGACAACGCCCAGACCGCCAAGTCCGAGGGGAAGAACCAGGTCAACCCGCGGCTGGTCCAGGCCACCGGGGTCAGCAACGTGACCGTCTACGACGTCGACCTGGTCAACCCGGCCAAGCAGCACCTGTACTTCCAGCAGGACGACCGGGTCACCGTCTGGGGCCTGCGCACCAAGACCCCGGCCGACGCCCGCAACACCGACGGCATCGACCTCGACTCCTCCAACAACGCCACGGTGACGCAGTCGTACATCCAGGCCGGTGACGACTGCGTGGCAGTCTCCACCAACAAGGCCGCCAGCTCGAACACCTCGATCCTGGACAACTACTGCTACGGAACCCACGGGCTGGCCGTCGGCAGTGAGACCAGCTACGGTGTCACCTCGCTCCTGGCACAGGGTAACTACCTCCAAGGAACGGACAGTTCGGGTCTCGCCTCCACCTCGGCGAACGGCCTGCGGATCAAATCGGACTCGTCCAAGGGCGGTTTGGTCAGCGGCGTGCGGTTCAACAGCACCTGCATGACCGGCGAGAAGTACCCACTGGTCATCGACCCGCGCTACACCGGCAGCACCGGCACCGACTACCCCGACTTCAAGGACATCACCGTCAACGGGGTGACCGCGGTCAACTCCCAGGCCGGTGCCGCCTCCACCCTGGAGGGCTACAGCGCCGGCCACCCGCTCGGCCTCAGGCTGGAGAACGTCAGTCTCGACGCCACCTCGGTCACTGCCGAGTACGCCGGAATCAAGCTGTACAACTCGAACATCACTCCGTCCGGCACGGGCGTGACCGTGACCGGATTCGCCGGCAGCGGGGCCGCCCCGTCCTGCGCGTTCCCGCCTTTCCCCGGACTGTAGGCCCGCCCGCGGGATCAGCGTGGCCGACTCGTCGCCCGCGACCCGCCCGGGGAAGAGCCGGGCCTTCCTCCTCCCCGGGCGGGTCGCGGGCCACCCGGCGACCGGCTGCCCTCACCGCGCGGGTGGGCCGGGATGCACCAGGCCGGATTGGTAGGCGATGACGACCAGTTGAGCGCGGTCGCGGACGTCCAACTTGGCCATGGCGCGGTGGATGTGCGTCCGGACGGTCAGCGGGCTGACGAAGAGTCGGTCGGCGATCTCCTGGTTGTCGAGCCCCGTGGCGGCCAGGATGGTGACCTCGCGTTCGCGGGCGGTCAGCGAGGAGAAGAGCCCTCCCCGCTCGGAACTGCTGCCGGGGTCGGGGGTGCTGAGGAAGCGGGTGATCAGCGAGCGGGTCGCTTGGGGGGACAGGAGCGCGTCGCCCAAGGCGACCGTGCGGATACCGGTGAGGAGTTGGTCTGCGCTGACGTCCTTGCCGAGGAAGCCGCTGGCACCCGCACGGAGGGCTCGGGCGACGTGTTCGTCGATCTCGAAGGTGGTGAGGATCAGCACCCGGGTGCCGGCGAGATCGGGATCCGAGCAGATGGTCGAGGTGGCGGCCAGACCGTCGGTACCGGGCATGCGGATGTCCATGACGACGACGTCGGGACGGTGGGCACGGGTGAGCTCGACCGCCTCGGCGCCGTCGGCTGCCTCGGCGACCACCTCAAGGTCGTCGCAGGAGTCGATCAGGATCCGGAAGGTTGCGCGCAGCAGGGCTTGATCGTCGGCGAGCAGGACACGGATGGTCATGAGGTGCTGCCTTCTGCTGGGTTGCCAGGGTTGCCAGGGTCGATCGGGAGGTCGGCGACGACTTCGAAGCCGCCTCCGGGCCGGTGACCCGCGCGGAGACTGCCGCCGAGGGAGAGGGCGCGCTCGCGCATGCCGATGAGGCCGTAGCCGGGGGCGGAGCCGGGAGCGGAGCCGGAGGTCGCGCTTCCGTCGTCGGTGACGGTGATGATCAGCCGGTCGCGGGTGTAGCAGAGCCGCACCCGCGCCGTTTCCACGTCGGCATGCTTGTTGACGTTGGTGAGTGCCTCCTGCACGATGCGGAAGGTCGTGAGGTCCATGCCGGGGGAGAGGTCCCTCGGCTGGCCTTCGGTGGCGATCGTGACGGCCAGGCCGGCAGAGCGGTAGGACGCGGCGAGGGCGGGAAGCTGAGCGAGTCCGGGGGCCGGTTCCAGC
Coding sequences within:
- a CDS encoding response regulator transcription factor: MTIRVLLADDQALLRATFRILIDSCDDLEVVAEAADGAEAVELTRAHRPDVVVMDIRMPGTDGLAATSTICSDPDLAGTRVLILTTFEIDEHVARALRAGASGFLGKDVSADQLLTGIRTVALGDALLSPQATRSLITRFLSTPDPGSSSERGGLFSSLTAREREVTILAATGLDNQEIADRLFVSPLTVRTHIHRAMAKLDVRDRAQLVVIAYQSGLVHPGPPAR
- a CDS encoding TetR/AcrR family transcriptional regulator translates to MSAAFARTDRATETREAIMRAAERLYAEYGLIAVSNRQISEAAGQGNNTAVGYHFGTKAELVRAIIRSHSEAMEKYQERMLAGIGDSEDIRDWVACLVRPATDHLASLGVPSWYARFAVQVLTDPVLRAIVIDEALVRRPLQRVHDGLERCLGPLPAQVRAERGEMARHLITHTCAERERALAEGTRPGQSSWEHVAIALTDAITGLFLAPFTPRPEYLEDQR
- a CDS encoding glycoside hydrolase family 28 protein — its product is MSRHIKHLLILATAAAVCGTGLVIVDAGASTAAIGDRHAAGRPVLPATCQTLAADLAAPTNELFGRSQEAAPPDTTRIQDALNSCAGSGKSVVLAAGSGTVAFLSAPLTVKDGEYLVINGGVTLYASRVASQYQASGGSTCGTVATSDGGCKPFIAIDGSNSGIEGTRGVIDGRGGTDIYGTSTTWWDNAQTAKSEGKNQVNPRLVQATGVSNVTVYDVDLVNPAKQHLYFQQDDRVTVWGLRTKTPADARNTDGIDLDSSNNATVTQSYIQAGDDCVAVSTNKAASSNTSILDNYCYGTHGLAVGSETSYGVTSLLAQGNYLQGTDSSGLASTSANGLRIKSDSSKGGLVSGVRFNSTCMTGEKYPLVIDPRYTGSTGTDYPDFKDITVNGVTAVNSQAGAASTLEGYSAGHPLGLRLENVSLDATSVTAEYAGIKLYNSNITPSGTGVTVTGFAGSGAAPSCAFPPFPGL
- a CDS encoding ferredoxin, giving the protein MKIEVEEGKCCGAGQCALLAPEVFDQRDEDGIVVLLTAEPPPELHTAVREAAAVCPAAAIRVAEDA